TGAGACGCGGCGCGGCCACACGGGGTACAACCCGGCCAGGGGCACGCGCCTGCAGATCGAGCGGGTGCGGATCAACCCCTCCGTGGCCGCCCCGGGCGACACCGTGGAGATCCAGCTGACATACGCCGTCCTCACCCCGCGGGAAGACGTGATGGTCCCCGTACGGGAGACCCGCGAGATCCTCTTCAACGGCAGCAAAGTGGGGGAAGCCTCCGTGGACATCGAGCGCGAGGGAGGCACCTGGCGCTCCGTCGTCCCCATCACGCTCCCCGGGAACGCGCGTCCGGGGAACTACCGCGTCGTCGCCTCGGTCGAGTCGCGCGGCGGA
This genomic interval from Deltaproteobacteria bacterium contains the following:
- a CDS encoding glycine zipper domain-containing protein, whose protein sequence is MRKIVSLAAIAALFVSILSGCAAQNGGMREHQGAAVGAGTGAVGGAVVGGLLGGKRGAVVGGLLGALAGGLVGNYHDEREKDLTETRRGHTGYNPARGTRLQIERVRINPSVAAPGDTVEIQLTYAVLTPREDVMVPVRETREILFNGSKVGEASVDIEREGGTWRSVVPITLPGNARPGNYRVVASVESRGGGKDIEEITFRVHR